One Shewanella sp. MR-4 DNA window includes the following coding sequences:
- a CDS encoding arginyltransferase, whose protein sequence is MNSNASNTPIAIGISQIFPCSYLDGQQEQLLVIQEETLDPILFDRLLAIGFRRSGSAIYKPRCPRCSACQPIRLPIKEFTPSKRQKRTLAHNRDLTWRITSEHTEAQYALYEKYIRERHFDGPMFPPSKSQYEQFLFCHWLPATFIEVYDGNRLLAVAVTDTLPNSLSAIYSYFDPDEERRSLGSLLILLQCRLAKLQDKEFLYLGYQIDANRKMSYKRLYRPYQILTPQGWEYSQVC, encoded by the coding sequence TTGAACTCTAACGCGAGTAACACCCCCATAGCCATTGGGATCAGCCAAATCTTCCCCTGCAGTTATCTTGATGGACAGCAGGAACAACTGTTGGTGATCCAAGAGGAAACCCTCGACCCCATTTTATTTGATCGTCTATTAGCCATAGGTTTTCGCCGCAGTGGCAGCGCCATTTATAAACCACGCTGTCCTCGTTGCAGTGCCTGTCAGCCAATTCGCTTACCAATTAAAGAATTTACACCGTCTAAACGACAAAAGCGCACCTTAGCCCATAACCGTGATTTAACTTGGCGCATTACCTCTGAACATACCGAGGCCCAATATGCCCTGTATGAAAAATACATTCGTGAGCGCCACTTCGATGGCCCCATGTTTCCCCCGAGTAAGTCGCAGTATGAGCAATTTTTATTCTGCCATTGGCTACCAGCAACCTTTATCGAAGTCTATGATGGCAATCGACTTTTAGCCGTAGCAGTGACAGATACTCTGCCCAATAGTCTGTCGGCTATTTACAGCTATTTTGACCCTGATGAAGAACGCCGATCCCTTGGCTCCTTACTGATTTTACTCCAGTGCCGTTTAGCAAAATTACAGGATAAAGAATTTCTTTATCTCGGATATCAAATTGATGCAAATCGAAAAATGTCCTACAAGCGCTTATACCGCCCTTACCAGATTTTAACCCCCCAAGGCTGGGAGTATTCCCAAGTTTGCTAG
- the aat gene encoding leucyl/phenylalanyl-tRNA--protein transferase, whose protein sequence is MNSLSFLNHEFEAFPSPELALTDPNGLLAIGGDLRPERLLTAYYHGIFPWFNADDPILWWSPDPRAIFIPGQVNISTSLRKYLKKQPWRFTINHAFTDVMAGCAQPRRKQAGTWITHEIQMAYRELHHNGHAHSVEVWHGERLIGGLYGLAIGQVFCGESMFHRETNASKAAMLLLQQHLINMDFKLIDAQVMNPHLESLGAKPVKRANFIQLLTQFRDNTANPAAWIPSEVTLEL, encoded by the coding sequence GTGAACTCACTGTCTTTTCTGAATCACGAATTTGAAGCTTTTCCTTCACCCGAACTCGCCCTCACCGATCCAAACGGCTTATTGGCGATAGGCGGTGACCTACGCCCAGAACGTTTATTGACCGCTTATTATCACGGTATTTTCCCTTGGTTTAACGCCGACGACCCCATTTTGTGGTGGTCGCCCGATCCCCGTGCCATTTTTATTCCAGGCCAAGTGAATATCAGCACCAGTTTACGTAAATATTTAAAAAAACAGCCCTGGCGCTTCACCATCAATCATGCCTTTACCGATGTGATGGCGGGTTGCGCTCAACCAAGACGTAAGCAAGCTGGCACTTGGATAACCCATGAAATTCAAATGGCTTATCGCGAGTTGCATCACAACGGCCACGCTCACTCAGTCGAGGTCTGGCACGGTGAGCGATTGATTGGCGGACTTTATGGTCTTGCCATCGGCCAAGTCTTTTGTGGTGAATCCATGTTCCACCGTGAAACCAACGCCTCAAAGGCGGCCATGTTGTTATTGCAACAGCATCTTATCAACATGGATTTTAAACTGATTGACGCACAAGTGATGAATCCCCACCTTGAAAGCTTAGGGGCCAAGCCCGTTAAACGCGCGAATTTTATTCAACTCTTAACCCAGTTTAGGGATAACACGGCCAATCCTGCGGCTTGGATACCGAGTGAGGTCACACTTGAACTCTAA
- a CDS encoding glycine zipper 2TM domain-containing protein encodes MWKPTLASFMFICALVISPVHAGYDRNQAVPVEKVLYGDISSVRNITETQLIEDRNQGWKTFGGALAGGVIGHQFGGGSGQDIATVLGALIGAGVGNRYGSGTTVQSLKLVELMITQEDGTQVMVIQDYDPGMVFNAGDRVRVVYLQGGVRVDLAM; translated from the coding sequence ATGTGGAAACCTACACTAGCGAGCTTTATGTTTATTTGTGCTTTAGTGATTTCTCCCGTGCATGCAGGCTACGATCGTAACCAGGCTGTGCCAGTCGAAAAAGTCCTCTATGGCGATATTAGCTCTGTGCGTAATATCACCGAAACCCAATTGATTGAAGACAGAAACCAAGGTTGGAAAACCTTTGGTGGCGCCTTAGCAGGCGGGGTGATTGGCCATCAATTTGGCGGCGGCTCAGGCCAAGATATTGCGACAGTGTTGGGAGCGTTAATTGGCGCTGGGGTTGGCAATCGTTATGGCAGTGGCACCACGGTACAATCACTCAAGCTAGTGGAGCTGATGATCACTCAGGAAGATGGCACGCAAGTCATGGTGATCCAAGATTATGATCCCGGCATGGTATTCAATGCGGGGGATAGGGTACGTGTGGTGTACCTGCAAGGTGGGGTTCGCGTTGATTTAGCCATGTGA
- a CDS encoding Nif3-like dinuclear metal center hexameric protein, with amino-acid sequence MTRTELTQYLADFLRVSAFKDYAPNGLQVEGKAEIRTIVTGVTASQALIDEAIRLKADAILVHHGFFWKSEPEVIIGMKQRRIKALLAHDINLFGYHLPLDAHPMLGNNATLGRKLGILDAESVEDVAQGLVWRGKLDLPVSASEFAATLGEVLGRTPLHIGESSDEIQYLAWCTGGAQDYIDVAASLGVDAFISGEVSERTFHSAVEQGIHYYAAGHHATERFGIEALGRHLAREFNLVHHFVDIANPV; translated from the coding sequence ATGACTCGGACAGAACTAACCCAATATTTAGCCGATTTTTTGCGAGTATCGGCATTTAAAGATTACGCTCCCAATGGTTTGCAGGTTGAAGGTAAAGCAGAGATCCGCACCATAGTGACAGGTGTGACTGCGTCCCAAGCGTTAATCGATGAAGCGATTCGCCTCAAAGCCGATGCGATTTTGGTTCACCATGGCTTTTTCTGGAAGAGTGAACCAGAGGTGATCATCGGCATGAAACAACGCCGGATCAAAGCGTTACTCGCCCATGATATCAACCTGTTTGGTTACCACTTACCCTTAGATGCTCACCCTATGTTGGGCAATAATGCTACGCTTGGCCGTAAACTTGGGATCTTAGATGCCGAATCTGTCGAAGATGTGGCGCAGGGGCTCGTGTGGCGTGGCAAACTGGATTTACCTGTCAGTGCCAGTGAATTTGCCGCGACCTTAGGTGAAGTACTTGGCAGAACGCCACTGCATATTGGCGAGAGTTCGGATGAAATCCAATACTTAGCTTGGTGCACGGGCGGTGCGCAGGATTATATCGATGTTGCCGCAAGCCTTGGGGTCGATGCGTTTATCAGTGGTGAAGTGTCTGAGCGGACGTTCCACAGCGCGGTGGAGCAGGGTATTCACTATTATGCGGCGGGTCACCATGCGACCGAGCGTTTTGGCATTGAGGCGCTGGGGCGTCATCTCGCCCGCGAATTCAATTTAGTGCACCATTTTGTGGATATCGCGAACCCTGTCTAA
- a CDS encoding AEC family transporter, with protein MGNIIEQLLFSASITGPICLMLALGVMLKRTQVIDEHFIDVASKLVFNVTLPALLFLSIISSHHDLAASAPLIGYGLLANLLFFILSTYATKRFFPEPKDQGVIIQGGFRANTAIIGLAYVSNAYGESGVALAAVYVASMTLLYNIQAVICLSPRGEESSRRAFAVIIKTITKNPLIIAIMLGMLFYLLAIPVPKMVLDAGQYFANMTLPLALLCTGGSLDIGSLRHEKYSTWFSTALKLIFAPLFITLGALILGYRGVELALVFLMSAAPTAAASYVMARAMGGNATLAANIIALTTVCSLITCTLGIFILSTLGLI; from the coding sequence ATGGGCAATATCATTGAGCAGTTGTTGTTTTCTGCTTCAATAACCGGTCCCATCTGTTTAATGCTAGCCTTAGGCGTGATGCTTAAACGCACCCAAGTGATTGATGAGCACTTTATTGATGTCGCCTCTAAGCTGGTTTTTAATGTCACCCTGCCCGCGCTGTTGTTTCTCAGCATCATTAGCTCACACCATGATCTTGCCGCCAGTGCGCCGTTAATCGGTTATGGCTTATTAGCCAACTTACTGTTTTTTATTCTCTCGACCTACGCGACGAAACGATTTTTCCCTGAGCCGAAAGATCAAGGCGTCATCATTCAAGGGGGATTTAGAGCCAATACCGCCATTATCGGCTTAGCCTATGTCTCTAATGCCTATGGCGAATCGGGCGTTGCCTTAGCGGCCGTTTATGTGGCTTCCATGACGCTGCTCTACAATATTCAAGCCGTGATTTGTTTAAGCCCGCGGGGAGAAGAATCGAGCCGCCGCGCCTTTGCGGTGATCATTAAAACCATCACCAAAAACCCGCTGATCATTGCCATCATGCTCGGCATGCTGTTTTATCTGCTGGCGATCCCTGTACCTAAAATGGTTCTAGATGCCGGACAATACTTTGCCAATATGACGCTCCCCTTAGCACTGCTGTGCACTGGCGGCTCACTGGATATTGGCTCGCTCAGACATGAAAAATATTCCACTTGGTTCTCGACCGCCTTAAAACTGATCTTTGCCCCGCTGTTCATCACCCTGGGGGCCTTGATTCTTGGCTACCGCGGTGTGGAATTGGCCTTAGTGTTTTTAATGAGCGCCGCGCCCACAGCGGCCGCAAGTTATGTGATGGCGCGGGCCATGGGGGGAAATGCCACCCTAGCCGCCAATATCATCGCCCTCACCACAGTTTGCTCACTGATCACCTGCACCTTAGGCATTTTTATCCTGTCGACCCTAGGGCTGATTTAA
- the metG gene encoding methionine--tRNA ligase has product MATSQRKILVTSALPYANGPIHLGHMLEYIQTDIWSRYQKLRGHECHYICADDAHGTPIMLKAQQLGMAPEEMIAQVNKEHQQDFADFNIAFDNYHSTHSEENRVLASDIYLKLRANGYIKSKSISQLFDPEKSMFLPDRFVKGTCPKCKSPDQYGDNCDACGATYSPTELINPKSAVSGATPVMKDTEHFFFDLPAFEDMLKEWTRSGALQTEMANKLDEWFEQGLQQWDITRDAPYFGFEIPDAPGKYFYVWLDAPIGYMGSFKNLCDKRPELSFDEFWAKDSKAEVYHFIGKDIVYFHSLFWPAMLHGSGYRQPNSVYAHGYVTVNGAKMSKSKGTFIKARTYLDHLDPEYLRYYYAAKLSSRIDDLDLNLEDFAQRVNSDLVGKLVNLASRTAGFITKRFDGKLAKIADTTLTDAFLAKQEQIAEFYETREYGKAMREIMALADIANGFVADAAPWQLVKQDDQQEVAHQVCSNALNLFRILVTYLKPVLPRLAQDVEAFFQQTLTWDGLGQDMAGHEIAPFKAMMQRVEFDKVEAMVADSKENLQATSEPEAPKGPLATDPISDTINFDDFAKIDLRIARIVKAEHVAEADKLLKLQLDIGGETRQVFAGIKSAYSPEDLEGKLTVMVANLAPRKMRFGMSEGMVLAAGPGGSDLWILEPHEGAQPGMRVK; this is encoded by the coding sequence ATGGCAACTTCACAACGTAAAATTCTCGTGACCAGCGCACTTCCCTACGCGAACGGACCGATTCATTTAGGTCACATGCTGGAATACATCCAGACGGATATCTGGTCGCGTTATCAAAAGCTTCGTGGACATGAGTGCCACTATATTTGTGCCGATGACGCCCACGGCACACCGATTATGCTCAAGGCGCAGCAATTAGGCATGGCGCCTGAAGAAATGATCGCGCAAGTCAACAAAGAGCATCAGCAGGATTTTGCCGATTTTAATATCGCCTTCGATAATTATCACAGCACCCACAGTGAAGAAAACCGCGTGCTGGCGAGCGATATTTACTTAAAACTGCGCGCTAATGGCTATATCAAGAGCAAGAGCATTTCGCAGTTATTTGACCCTGAAAAGTCGATGTTCCTGCCAGACCGCTTCGTAAAAGGCACCTGCCCTAAGTGTAAATCACCGGATCAATACGGCGACAACTGCGATGCCTGCGGCGCAACTTACAGCCCAACTGAGCTGATTAACCCTAAGTCGGCCGTCTCTGGTGCGACACCAGTGATGAAGGACACTGAGCACTTCTTCTTCGACTTACCCGCTTTCGAAGACATGCTCAAAGAGTGGACTCGTTCGGGTGCACTGCAAACCGAAATGGCCAACAAACTCGATGAATGGTTCGAACAGGGTCTGCAGCAATGGGACATCACCCGCGATGCGCCTTACTTTGGTTTTGAGATCCCTGATGCACCGGGCAAATACTTCTACGTATGGTTAGATGCGCCTATCGGCTACATGGGCTCATTCAAAAACCTCTGTGACAAACGCCCAGAGCTGAGCTTCGACGAATTTTGGGCCAAGGATTCTAAGGCCGAGGTTTACCACTTTATCGGTAAAGACATCGTTTACTTCCACAGCCTGTTCTGGCCCGCCATGCTCCATGGCTCGGGCTACCGTCAACCTAACAGTGTCTACGCCCACGGTTATGTCACAGTGAACGGCGCTAAGATGTCTAAATCTAAGGGCACCTTTATTAAGGCGCGCACCTATTTAGACCACTTAGATCCTGAATATTTACGCTACTACTACGCGGCCAAACTCAGTAGCCGTATCGACGATTTAGATTTAAATCTGGAAGATTTCGCCCAGCGCGTGAATTCAGATCTAGTTGGTAAGCTAGTGAACTTAGCCTCGCGCACCGCAGGTTTTATCACTAAGCGTTTCGATGGCAAGTTGGCCAAGATTGCCGACACCACACTCACGGATGCGTTTTTAGCGAAACAAGAGCAAATCGCCGAGTTTTATGAAACCCGCGAATACGGTAAAGCGATGCGCGAAATCATGGCGCTAGCCGATATCGCCAACGGTTTTGTCGCCGATGCGGCGCCTTGGCAGTTAGTGAAGCAAGATGATCAACAGGAAGTGGCGCACCAAGTGTGTTCAAACGCCCTGAACCTGTTCCGCATTTTGGTGACTTACTTAAAGCCTGTGTTACCACGCTTAGCACAAGACGTTGAAGCCTTCTTCCAACAAACCTTAACTTGGGATGGCTTAGGACAAGATATGGCGGGCCACGAAATTGCGCCATTCAAAGCCATGATGCAACGTGTTGAGTTCGACAAAGTTGAAGCTATGGTGGCCGACTCTAAAGAAAACCTGCAAGCCACGAGCGAGCCTGAAGCGCCTAAGGGCCCATTGGCGACCGATCCCATTAGCGACACCATCAACTTTGATGATTTCGCGAAAATCGATCTGCGTATTGCGCGTATCGTTAAAGCCGAGCATGTGGCCGAAGCCGACAAACTGTTGAAACTGCAATTGGATATCGGCGGCGAAACCCGTCAGGTATTTGCGGGCATTAAATCGGCCTACTCGCCTGAGGATCTCGAAGGTAAGCTAACGGTGATGGTCGCCAACCTTGCACCGCGTAAGATGCGTTTTGGCATGTCAGAAGGCATGGTACTGGCCGCAGGCCCTGGTGGCAGCGATTTGTGGATTCTAGAACCCCATGAAGGCGCACAACCTGGCATGCGTGTGAAGTAA
- the apbC gene encoding iron-sulfur cluster carrier protein ApbC encodes MSSTQTDYRLTDDLLGPVLAILDAYIDPYLAKGLVSAGCVNKLAIEGKRLQLGLVYPYPCMTQYRDTVMAITNKLAVLDAIDEVECEIDFQPKVYSAIASIAPIANVKQVIAVASGKGGVGKSTTAVNLALALAAEGAQVGILDADIYGPSVPLMLGIPNFRPVSLDGKHMSAASAHGIAAQSIGFMLSGDEAAVWRGPMAAGALAQLLNETQWPELDYLVVDMPPGTGDIQLTLSQKVPVSGAVIVTTPQDIALADAKKGITMFQKVNIPVLGIVENMSFHLCPECGHKEHPFGTHGGSKMAERYQVPLLGALPLHINIREAMDVGAPTVVAEPDSEVAALYREIARKVGAELALKQSQKTVSISVSDDE; translated from the coding sequence TTGTCTTCAACTCAAACTGATTATCGTTTAACTGACGATCTTCTCGGGCCCGTTCTGGCCATTCTCGATGCATATATCGACCCGTATTTAGCGAAGGGGTTAGTGAGCGCAGGATGCGTGAATAAATTGGCGATTGAAGGTAAGCGTTTGCAGCTTGGCTTAGTCTATCCATACCCTTGCATGACTCAATATCGTGATACTGTCATGGCCATCACCAACAAACTCGCGGTGCTGGATGCCATCGACGAAGTTGAGTGTGAAATCGATTTCCAACCAAAAGTGTATTCGGCGATAGCCTCTATTGCACCGATTGCCAATGTAAAGCAAGTGATTGCCGTCGCGTCCGGCAAAGGCGGTGTGGGTAAATCGACCACGGCGGTTAACCTTGCCTTAGCGCTGGCTGCAGAAGGCGCCCAGGTCGGTATTTTAGATGCCGATATTTATGGTCCTTCTGTCCCATTAATGCTCGGGATCCCTAACTTCAGACCCGTTTCCCTCGATGGTAAACACATGAGCGCCGCCAGTGCCCACGGTATTGCCGCGCAATCGATTGGTTTTATGTTAAGTGGTGATGAAGCGGCTGTGTGGCGTGGTCCAATGGCGGCGGGCGCTTTGGCTCAGCTCTTGAATGAAACCCAGTGGCCAGAGCTAGACTATTTAGTCGTCGATATGCCGCCGGGTACTGGGGATATTCAATTAACCCTGTCGCAAAAAGTGCCAGTGAGCGGCGCTGTGATTGTGACTACCCCGCAGGACATCGCGCTGGCCGATGCCAAGAAAGGCATCACCATGTTCCAGAAGGTGAATATCCCCGTCCTCGGGATTGTTGAGAATATGAGTTTCCATTTATGCCCCGAGTGTGGTCATAAAGAACACCCATTTGGTACGCACGGTGGCAGTAAAATGGCCGAGCGTTATCAAGTTCCATTGTTAGGCGCCTTACCGCTGCACATCAATATCCGTGAAGCCATGGATGTGGGGGCGCCGACGGTTGTGGCCGAGCCTGACAGTGAAGTGGCAGCACTTTATCGGGAAATTGCCCGTAAAGTGGGCGCCGAATTGGCTCTCAAACAGAGCCAAAAAACAGTTTCTATTAGCGTATCAGATGACGAGTAA
- the udk gene encoding uridine kinase — protein MNSQQCVIIAIAGASASGKSLIAKTIFDELRRDLGTDQIGVINEDAYYRDQSHLSMDERVLTNYDHPKALDHQLLCTHLQLLKSGEAVDIPCYSYTEHTRMAETVKMTPKKVIILEGILLLTDPKLRELMDASVFMDTPLDICFLRRLTRDVAERGRTMESVISQYKKTVRPMFLQFIEPSKQYADIIVPRGGKNRIATDILKTRIQHLLAK, from the coding sequence ATGAATTCTCAGCAGTGTGTCATTATTGCAATTGCTGGCGCGTCAGCATCGGGCAAGAGTTTAATTGCCAAGACGATTTTTGACGAACTTCGCCGCGATTTAGGCACAGATCAGATTGGGGTAATTAACGAAGACGCGTACTATCGCGATCAGAGTCATTTATCCATGGATGAGCGTGTATTAACAAACTACGACCATCCCAAAGCGTTAGACCATCAGCTGCTATGTACGCACTTGCAGTTGCTAAAGTCTGGCGAAGCTGTTGATATTCCTTGCTATAGCTATACCGAACATACGCGTATGGCCGAAACCGTAAAAATGACGCCGAAAAAAGTGATCATTTTAGAAGGCATCCTGCTGTTAACAGACCCTAAATTACGTGAATTGATGGATGCGAGCGTGTTTATGGATACGCCGCTGGACATTTGCTTCCTGCGCCGTTTAACCCGCGACGTGGCCGAGCGTGGCCGTACAATGGAATCGGTGATTTCACAGTACAAGAAGACAGTGCGCCCTATGTTCCTGCAATTTATTGAACCTTCAAAACAATACGCTGATATTATCGTGCCTCGTGGTGGTAAAAACCGTATCGCGACCGATATTTTGAAGACTCGTATTCAACATCTACTGGCAAAATAA